In Larimichthys crocea isolate SSNF chromosome VI, L_crocea_2.0, whole genome shotgun sequence, one genomic interval encodes:
- the zmat1 gene encoding zinc finger matrin-type protein 1, which yields MMINNTSTPNAITSATSLRMRQTKLGKKMDDRSVCAPLLAESDAQNNTTSAPHAASLTDADTVINTKIDSTQIEGDKSEEELLKGLLADDYCHVCEAVLLFESQRLSHYEGKKHAQKLRVYLQAKRTEKTNKESTAPQRTMTTDKDHFCELCNMVFSSPVVARSHYEGKVHTKNLRKQGLQPPVTDRCTEVHTLPSLSRDPDHTDQESAPEGCIKHLLDPTASTTTPSTEVDLEDPNKYCALCAASFNNPQMALQHYNGRKHQRNQTRQELLKELGDNVQQANSLMCQMCSVQFNSVEMYQAHMQGNKHQIREKKVIDLCKSQQKVHSTFADELSDYIQVQKARGITPKTAQILHQGDAQKEDEEEEEEEEEGLSNKGDVTELNKPMHGFPPISNPAHLSRLGCYNPVDGWRPPYQGTPWPSHGLDYNCPPQILPGPGSQLFTGRPIKRRRRRRQSSSSSYTTSSYSSSYSSSYSSSTSDSDDSEYRRREKRRIRRSKRERDKRPRDGHSEKRRKQRRERDKESEERRRGESRESEEERRRKKRKNHGKQRRQDKKSREDFDAVGGESVMDNLMPEDIMDNRKETEVHIQAEMKVDQGDDGQDGPAKHKYKKEKKKTKEKVDTRTEEEKLWDDSILGC from the exons atgatgatTAACAACACCTCGACGCCAAACGCCATTACCAGCGCGACGTCACTGCGCATGCGCCAAACTAAGCTAGGGAAAAAGATGGACGACAGAAGCGTCTGTGCTCCGCTGCTTGCGGAGTCAGACGCTCAAAATAACACTACTAGTGCCCCTCACGCGGCTTCTCTCACAGATGCTGACACAGTAATAAACACTAAAATAGATAGTACCCAGATTGAAG GAGACAAGAGTGAAGAGGAGTTACTAAAGGGTCTCCTCGCTGACGACTACTGCCACGTGTGCGAGGCTGTGCTGCTCTTTGAATCTCAGCGGCTCTCCCACTATGAG GGAAAGAAACATGCTCAGAAACTCAGGGTGTACCTGCAGGCCAAGAGAACTGAGAAGACTAACAAAGAGTCCACAGCACCCCAG CGAACCATGACTACTGATAAGGACCATTTCTGTGAGCTGTGTAACATGGTGTTTAGTTCCCCTGTGGTGGCAAGATCACACTATGAAGGCAAAGTGCATACAAAAAATCTTCGTAAACAAGGTCTCCAGCCCCCAG TTACTGACAGGTGCACAGAGGTACATACTTTACCAAGTCTAAGTCGGGATCCTGATCACACTGACCAGGAATCAGCTCCAGAGGGTTGTATCAAACATCTTCTGGACCCAACAGCCAGCACAACTACCCCCAGCACAGAGGTTGATCTGGAGGACCCGAATAAGTACTGCGCCCTGTGTGCCGCTTCCTTCAACAATCCTCAAATGGCTTTGCAGCACTACAATGGACGCAAACACCAGAGGAATCAGACCAGACAGGAGCTGCTCAAAGAGCTTGGAGACAACGTCCAACAAG CCAACTCCCTGATGTGTCAGATGTGTAGTGTGCAGTTTAACTCTGTGGAGATGTACCAGGCCCACATGCAGGGAAACAAACACCAGATTAG GGAGAAGAAGGTCATTGACCTGTGCAAGTCACAACAAAAAGTCCACAGCACATTTGCAGATGAACTGTCAGATTACATTCAGGTTCAGAAGGCTCGAGGAATCACCCCCAAGACTGCTCAAATTCTCCATCAGGGAGACGCACaaaaggaggatgaagaagaagaagaagaagaagaagagggccTATCAAATAAGGGGGATGTCACAGAACTGAACAAACCTATGCACGGTTTCCCTCCCATCTCTAACCCTGCTCATCTCTCTCGTCTTGGTTGTTACAACCCAGTTGATGGGTGGCGTCCTCCGTATCAGGGCACCCCCTGGCCATCCCATGGCTTGGATTACAACTGCCCTCCTCAAATCCTCCCAGGTCCAGGCTCACAACTGTTCACTGGTCGGCCCATAAAGAGAAGGAGGCGCAGAAGGCAGTCCAGCTCCTCCTCATATACTACCTCATCATACTCCTCCTCGTATTCCTCCTCCTATAGCAGTAGCACAAGTGACAGTGATGACAGTGAATACAGGcgcagagaaaagaggaggattAGAAGatccaagagagagagagataaaaggcCAAGAGATGGGCActcagagaagaggagaaagcaaAGGAGGGAAAGAGATAAGGAGtcagaagagaggagaagaggggaatccagagagtcagaggaagagaggaggagaaaaaagcgGAAAAATCATGGCAAGCAGAGAAGGCAGGATAAGAAATCTCGTGAGGACTTTGATGCAGTAGGAGGGGAAAGTGTAATGGACAATTTAATGCCAGAAGATATCATGGACAATAGAAAAGAGACTGAAGTGCATATTCAGGCTGAAATGAAGGTTGACCAGGGGGATGATGGACAGGATGGGCCAGCTAAACACAAAtacaagaaagagaagaagaaaacaaaagagaaagtagACACtaggacagaagaggagaaactgTGGGACGACTCCATTCTGGGATGTTAA
- the cd8b gene encoding uncharacterized protein cd8b: MIPPLAWTLLIVSLLTSGSSEILQQETIKVLYPKISSTENIDCECNMSFESVHWFRSISKYSKIQYIGKCNNADRDFYGTDVDKARYKISRKSNSFSLRIHNVTEEDTGIYSCVLKGKKTMEVWKSGILLQPGVPPPTLPPKIQKPKPPTKPRCTCPKKNPSQDGCDSLILWPLVGLMAALTLALVCTLYYFSRLPKKCRHHFVKKR, encoded by the exons ATGATCCCGCCACTGGCATGGACACTGTTGATAGTATCATTGTTGACATCAG GTTCGAGCGAGATACTGCAACAAGAAACCATCAAGGTTCTTTATCCTAaaatcagcagcacagagaatATTGATTGTGAATGCAACATGTCCTTTGAGTCTGTCCACTGGTTTCGCAGTATTTCCAAGTACAGCAAAATTCAGTACATTGGCAAGTGCAACAACGCTGATCGTGATTTCTATGGGACTGATGTGGACAAAGCACGGTACAAAATAAGCAGGAAGAGTAATTCGTTTTCGCTACGAATCCACAAtgtgacagaggaggacacaggGATTTATTCTTGTGTTCTTAAGGGCAAAAAAACCATGGAAGTATGGAAGTCTGGGATTCTTCTTCAGCCAGGAG TGCCCCCTCCAACCTTACCTCCTAAGATTCAAAAACCCAAACCACCAACCAAGCCACGCTGTACCTGCCCTAAGAAGAATCCTTCACAAG aTGGCTGCGACTCCCTGATTCTGTGGCCATTGGTCGGACTTATGGCGGCCCTGACTCTAGCTCTCGTCTGCACACTGTACTACTTCAGCC GGCTACCCAAAAAATGTCGACATCACTTTGTGAA gaAGCGGTAG
- the gnrh2 gene encoding progonadoliberin-2, translating to MCVSRLVLLLGLLLCVGAQLSNAQHWSHGWYPGGKRELDSFGTSEISEEIKLCEAGECSYLRPQRRGVLRSILLDALARELQKRK from the exons ATGTGTGTATCTCGGCTGGTTTTGCTGCTTGGGCTACTTCTATGTGTGGGAGCTCAGCTGTCCAATGCCCAGCACTGGTCCCACGGTTGGTACCCCGGAGGCAAGAGGGAACTGGACTCTTTTGGCACGTCAGAG ATTTCAGAGGAGATTAAGCTGTGTGAGGCGGGAGAATGCAGCTACTTGAGACCCCAGAGGAGGGGTGTTCTGCGAAGTATTCTT TTGGATGCCTTAGCCAGGGAGCTCcagaagaggaagtga
- the cd8a gene encoding T-cell surface glycoprotein CD8 alpha chain isoform X2: protein MDQKWIHILVILVFCQKMTAGDVAKKTIKEGEPADIECEVIEKGTLIVWFRVLDKSGMEFIASFSSAGLKKQTQTSPSSEFIYTRSQHHIVTLKSFNRDKDSGLYSCASLYRGTELKFGPVIQLVGEKVEVAPPIITTTTKQDLCTTAAPCVCDSNNIQGGISPSGPSMSCSPLILWPLVSGCGLLLLLLITTALYCNIRTKRCPHHYKRKPRNTAPGKQVTANRHI from the exons atggaCCAAAAGTGGATTCATATTCTGGTGATTCTGGTATTTTGTCAAA AAATGACTGCAGGAGATGTTGCCAAGAAAACCATAAAAGAGGGGGAGCCGGCTGATATTGAATGTGAAGTTATAGAAAAGGGCACTCTGATCGTCTGGTTTCGAGTTCTGGACAAATCTGGCATGGAATTCATTGCCTCTTTCAGCAGTGCTGGCTTGAAAAAGCAGACTCAAACCAGCCCTTCCTCCGAATTCATTTACACAAGAAGCCAACACCATATTGTAACACTGAAGTCATTCAACAGAGATAAGGACAGTGGTCTTTACAGCTGTGCATCTCTTTACAGGGGTACTGAATTGAAATTCGGCCCAGTAATTCAGCTGGTCGGAG AAAAAGTTGAGGTTGCACCACCgatcatcaccaccaccaccaaacaaGATCTATGCACAACAGCCGCGCCATGTGTCTGTGACAGCAATAACATTCAAG GGGGAATCAGTCCTTCAGGTCCTTCCATGTCTTGTAGTCCACTCATACTGTGGCCACTGGTCAGTGGCTGtggccttcttcttctgcttctcatCACAACCGCCTTGTACTGCAATA TAAGGACAAAGAGATGTCCACACCATTACAAAAGAAa ACCGCGGAACACGGCTCCTGGAAAACAAGTGACGGCCAACAGGCACATTTAA
- the cd8a gene encoding T-cell surface glycoprotein CD8 alpha chain isoform X1, whose protein sequence is MDQKWIHILVILVFCQKMTAGDVAKKTIKEGEPADIECEVIEKGTLIVWFRVLDKSGMEFIASFSSAGLKKQTQTSPSSEFIYTRSQHHIVTLKSFNRDKDSGLYSCASLYRGTELKFGPVIQLVGEKVEVAPPIITTTTKQDLCTTAAPCVCDSNNIQGGISPSGPSMSCSPLILWPLVSGCGLLLLLLITTALYCNKVRTKRCPHHYKRKPRNTAPGKQVTANRHI, encoded by the exons atggaCCAAAAGTGGATTCATATTCTGGTGATTCTGGTATTTTGTCAAA AAATGACTGCAGGAGATGTTGCCAAGAAAACCATAAAAGAGGGGGAGCCGGCTGATATTGAATGTGAAGTTATAGAAAAGGGCACTCTGATCGTCTGGTTTCGAGTTCTGGACAAATCTGGCATGGAATTCATTGCCTCTTTCAGCAGTGCTGGCTTGAAAAAGCAGACTCAAACCAGCCCTTCCTCCGAATTCATTTACACAAGAAGCCAACACCATATTGTAACACTGAAGTCATTCAACAGAGATAAGGACAGTGGTCTTTACAGCTGTGCATCTCTTTACAGGGGTACTGAATTGAAATTCGGCCCAGTAATTCAGCTGGTCGGAG AAAAAGTTGAGGTTGCACCACCgatcatcaccaccaccaccaaacaaGATCTATGCACAACAGCCGCGCCATGTGTCTGTGACAGCAATAACATTCAAG GGGGAATCAGTCCTTCAGGTCCTTCCATGTCTTGTAGTCCACTCATACTGTGGCCACTGGTCAGTGGCTGtggccttcttcttctgcttctcatCACAACCGCCTTGTACTGCAATA AAGTAAGGACAAAGAGATGTCCACACCATTACAAAAGAAa ACCGCGGAACACGGCTCCTGGAAAACAAGTGACGGCCAACAGGCACATTTAA